The following are encoded together in the Gordonia insulae genome:
- a CDS encoding aminotransferase-like domain-containing protein, which translates to MSDDSSDRIARHLRSLALAAEPGSRLPSTRALAARFGAGPVTVQRALAVLVSEGIVETRSGLGTFVRGRSAPATRADVAWQTAALGPERGGPSPVGSSMRQIPHDTIAMHSGYPDADLLPIREIRSAFARVSRGAGGGASGPGRYRHDAFQRPPTAGLPDLRRWFVDDLGADGWRDTDAVIASGGQAALAATFRALAAPGDPIVMESPTYWGAIAAARQAGLVIVPVPRTDGAPSDADLDDAFASSGARLCYAQPTYANPTGDVWTATQRAQVLDVVRAHRAFIVEDDWAHDFAMETPPRPLVSADTDGHVVYIRSLTKSLSLTVRVAAVLARGPARSRIENALTVSDLYVSPVLQAVALDVVSRPGWRTHIQRLRRALQLRRDTLVDELATRAPQIDVARPPRGGLNVWAELPGHGSDGAPTDPELVAARTLGRGLSISPGGEWFPTEPTGPFIRLNFAAAPPERYAEAVEILVGAL; encoded by the coding sequence ATGTCCGACGATAGCAGTGACCGAATCGCGCGTCACCTCCGTTCCCTCGCGCTTGCCGCCGAGCCGGGGAGCAGGCTGCCCTCGACGCGTGCGCTGGCCGCGCGGTTCGGCGCCGGTCCGGTCACGGTGCAGCGTGCACTGGCCGTGTTGGTGAGTGAGGGGATCGTCGAGACACGTTCGGGGCTGGGCACATTCGTTCGCGGACGATCGGCACCGGCGACTCGCGCCGATGTTGCCTGGCAGACGGCCGCGCTCGGTCCGGAGCGGGGTGGTCCGTCCCCGGTCGGATCGTCGATGCGTCAGATCCCGCACGACACCATTGCGATGCACAGCGGCTACCCCGACGCCGACCTGCTACCGATCCGCGAGATCCGGAGCGCATTCGCTCGTGTCTCCCGTGGCGCCGGGGGAGGAGCGAGCGGGCCGGGGCGATACCGCCACGACGCCTTCCAGCGCCCGCCCACGGCCGGGCTTCCCGATCTCCGCCGTTGGTTCGTCGACGACCTCGGCGCCGACGGCTGGCGCGACACCGACGCCGTCATCGCCTCGGGTGGGCAGGCCGCCCTCGCCGCGACGTTTCGTGCCCTGGCGGCACCGGGTGATCCGATCGTGATGGAGTCGCCCACCTACTGGGGTGCCATCGCGGCGGCGCGGCAGGCGGGTCTGGTGATCGTGCCGGTGCCGCGCACCGACGGCGCACCGAGCGACGCCGACCTCGACGACGCGTTCGCATCATCGGGTGCACGGCTCTGCTACGCCCAGCCCACCTATGCGAATCCGACCGGCGATGTGTGGACGGCGACGCAGCGCGCCCAGGTGTTGGATGTGGTGCGCGCGCATCGGGCGTTCATCGTCGAGGACGACTGGGCGCACGACTTCGCGATGGAGACCCCGCCGCGACCGTTGGTGTCTGCCGACACCGACGGACATGTCGTCTACATCCGGTCGCTGACGAAGAGTCTCTCGTTGACGGTCCGGGTGGCCGCGGTGCTCGCGCGTGGCCCGGCCCGCTCGCGCATCGAGAACGCGCTGACCGTGTCCGACCTGTACGTCTCCCCGGTGCTGCAGGCGGTGGCGCTCGACGTCGTGTCGCGGCCCGGGTGGCGCACCCACATCCAACGGCTCCGGCGCGCTCTGCAGCTGCGCCGCGACACGCTGGTGGACGAGCTCGCCACCCGTGCCCCGCAGATCGACGTGGCCCGACCGCCGCGTGGCGGGCTGAACGTATGGGCGGAACTGCCCGGTCACGGTTCCGACGGCGCGCCGACGGATCCGGAGCTCGTCGCGGCACGCACCCTCGGCCGCGGACTGTCGATCTCACCGGGCGGGGAGTGGTTCCCGACCGAGCCGACGGGTCCGTTCATCCGGCTCAACTTCGCCGCCGCCCCGCCCGAGCGCTACGCCGAGGCCGTGGAGATCCTGGTGGGTGCGTTGTGA
- the secE gene encoding preprotein translocase subunit SecE, producing the protein MSKRDRAARAKGAGEDAAADSVEELEGSEGTEGGADTSAELRPSGKRSSRGRRSSTSASSTDSETESDTGSAVAVKERKKKAAEGESRNPFVRIWVFLQQVVAELKKVIWPTRREMITYTIVVLVFVIIMTAFISGLDVVFAKGVLWLFG; encoded by the coding sequence GTGAGCAAGCGAGATCGAGCTGCCCGCGCCAAAGGCGCGGGAGAAGACGCCGCTGCCGACTCGGTGGAGGAGCTCGAAGGTAGCGAGGGCACCGAGGGTGGTGCCGACACGTCGGCCGAACTCCGGCCGTCGGGCAAGCGCTCGTCGCGAGGTCGTCGATCGTCGACGAGTGCCTCCAGCACCGACAGCGAGACGGAATCCGACACCGGATCCGCCGTCGCGGTCAAGGAACGCAAGAAGAAGGCAGCTGAGGGCGAGAGCCGGAATCCGTTCGTTCGGATCTGGGTTTTCCTGCAGCAGGTCGTCGCCGAACTGAAGAAGGTCATCTGGCCCACGCGCCGGGAGATGATCACCTACACGATCGTCGTGCTGGTCTTCGTGATCATCATGACCGCCTTCATCTCGGGTCTCGACGTCGTCTTCGCCAAGGGAGTCCTCTGGCTGTTCGGCTGA
- the nusG gene encoding transcription termination/antitermination protein NusG, with translation MSTPENEIESTPESVDGIDQSAVDTVDETDDPGVEAQVEAAEDDAAAVEGGEAAVEEAIEDAVADEVEVADEVAAEEAPAEDADPVEELRKQLRRAPGDWYVIHSYAGYENKVKANLETRVQNLDVGDYIFQVEVPTEEVTEIKNGQPKKVNRKVLPGYILVRMDLNDESWGAVRNTPGVTGFVGMTSKPSPLSLDEVLQFLMPRVEAKKPARAGAGAEGVEAAAAAATAVIEVDFEVGESVTVMDGPFATLPASISEVNAEQRKVKVLVSIFGRETPVELGFNQVEKI, from the coding sequence GTGAGCACCCCGGAGAACGAGATCGAATCGACCCCAGAGTCGGTCGACGGAATCGACCAGTCGGCGGTGGACACCGTCGACGAGACCGACGATCCCGGTGTCGAGGCACAGGTCGAGGCCGCCGAGGATGACGCTGCAGCCGTCGAGGGCGGCGAGGCCGCTGTCGAGGAAGCCATCGAGGACGCCGTCGCCGACGAGGTCGAGGTGGCCGACGAGGTCGCTGCCGAGGAAGCGCCCGCCGAGGACGCCGACCCGGTCGAGGAACTGCGCAAGCAGCTGCGTCGCGCGCCCGGTGACTGGTACGTGATCCACAGCTACGCCGGCTACGAGAACAAGGTGAAGGCCAACCTCGAGACCCGCGTCCAGAACCTCGACGTCGGCGACTACATCTTCCAGGTCGAGGTACCGACCGAAGAGGTCACCGAGATCAAGAACGGTCAGCCGAAGAAGGTCAACCGCAAGGTGCTGCCGGGATACATCCTGGTGCGCATGGACCTCAACGACGAGTCGTGGGGCGCGGTGCGCAACACCCCGGGTGTGACCGGATTCGTCGGGATGACCTCCAAGCCGTCGCCGTTGTCGCTCGACGAGGTGCTGCAGTTCCTGATGCCGCGCGTGGAGGCCAAGAAGCCTGCGCGCGCCGGTGCCGGGGCCGAGGGTGTCGAGGCGGCCGCCGCCGCGGCGACCGCGGTCATCGAGGTGGACTTCGAGGTCGGCGAGTCGGTCACCGTCATGGACGGCCCGTTCGCGACGCTGCCCGCATCGATCAGTGAGGTCAACGCCGAGCAGCGCAAGGTCAAGGTGCTGGTGTCGATCTTCGGTCGCGAGACCCCGGTCGAGCTCGGCTTCAACCAGGTCGAGAAGATTTAG
- the rplK gene encoding 50S ribosomal protein L11 translates to MPPKKKKLAGIIKLQIQAGAANPAPPVGPALGQHGVNIMEFCKAYNAATESQRGNVIPVEIFVYEDRSFDFKLKTPPAAKLLLKAAGLQKGSGEPHVKKVGKVSMDQVREIAKTKQEDLNANDVEQAAKIIAGTARSMGITVEG, encoded by the coding sequence ATGCCTCCCAAGAAGAAGAAGCTCGCCGGGATCATCAAGCTCCAGATCCAGGCAGGCGCGGCCAACCCGGCTCCGCCCGTGGGTCCGGCGCTCGGTCAGCACGGCGTGAACATCATGGAGTTCTGCAAGGCGTACAACGCGGCGACCGAGTCGCAGCGTGGCAACGTCATCCCGGTCGAGATCTTCGTGTACGAAGACCGGTCCTTCGACTTCAAGTTGAAGACCCCGCCGGCCGCAAAGCTCCTCCTCAAGGCCGCAGGCCTGCAGAAGGGCTCGGGCGAGCCGCACGTCAAGAAGGTCGGCAAGGTCAGCATGGACCAGGTCCGTGAGATCGCCAAGACCAAGCAGGAAGACCTCAACGCCAACGACGTCGAGCAGGCCGCGAAGATCATCGCCGGCACCGCTCGCTCGATGGGTATCACCGTCGAGGGCTGA
- the rplA gene encoding 50S ribosomal protein L1 has product MAQKSKAYRAAAEQVDKSKLYSPLEAAQLAKDTSSKNTDSTVEVAVRLGVDPRKADQMVRGTVNLPHGTGKTARVIVFAAGDKAAEAVAAGADEVGAEDLIEKIQGGWLDFDAAIATPDQMAKVGRIARVLGPRGLMPNPKTGTVTTDVTKAINDIKGGKINFRVDKAANLHFVIGKASFDVQKLAENYGAAYDEIMRAKPSAAKGRYIKKVTVSTTTGPGIPVDPQVSRNFAETATD; this is encoded by the coding sequence ATGGCACAGAAGAGCAAGGCCTACCGCGCCGCCGCGGAGCAGGTCGACAAGAGCAAGCTGTACAGCCCGCTGGAAGCTGCGCAGCTCGCCAAGGACACGTCGTCGAAGAACACCGACTCGACCGTCGAGGTCGCCGTTCGCCTGGGTGTCGACCCGCGCAAGGCAGACCAGATGGTCCGTGGCACCGTCAACCTGCCGCACGGCACCGGTAAGACCGCACGCGTCATCGTGTTCGCCGCCGGCGACAAGGCCGCCGAGGCCGTCGCCGCAGGCGCCGACGAGGTGGGCGCCGAGGATCTGATCGAGAAGATCCAGGGCGGCTGGCTCGACTTCGACGCGGCGATCGCCACCCCGGACCAGATGGCCAAGGTCGGCCGCATCGCGCGCGTCCTCGGCCCGCGCGGTCTGATGCCGAACCCGAAGACCGGCACCGTGACCACCGACGTCACCAAGGCCATCAACGACATCAAGGGCGGCAAGATCAACTTCCGCGTCGACAAGGCAGCGAACCTGCACTTCGTCATCGGTAAGGCGTCATTCGATGTTCAGAAGCTCGCCGAGAACTACGGCGCCGCCTACGACGAGATCATGCGTGCGAAGCCGTCGGCAGCGAAGGGCCGCTACATCAAGAAGGTCACCGTCTCGACCACCACGGGCCCGGGCATCCCGGTCGACCCGCAGGTGAGTCGCAACTTCGCGGAGACCGCGACCGACTGA
- a CDS encoding L-lactate dehydrogenase encodes MEVRPTKLAIIGAGAVGTAVAYASLIRGVARTIALMDINTAKVTAEVLDMSHGLEFVPRADIIGDDDVSVCADADVVVFTAGAKQKPGQSRLELAEATIGLTKKIMPGVLEVAPNAVYIMVTNPVDIVTYAALKYSGLPNNQLFGSGTVLDSSRLRFLIAQHCDVAVQNVHAYIVGEHGDSEIPLWSSASIGGVPLLHWKPLGDGQAIDAAARERIHHEVVHAAYKIIEGKGATNYAIGLAATRIVEAVLNNEHRVLPVSTVATGYEGLDDVCLSLPTIVDRGGAQTRLEMPMSDDELSGLMHSAETLRAMQAKFGL; translated from the coding sequence ATGGAAGTACGACCGACGAAGCTGGCGATCATCGGAGCAGGAGCGGTCGGTACGGCCGTCGCATACGCGTCACTGATCAGAGGTGTGGCCCGCACGATCGCGCTGATGGACATCAACACCGCGAAGGTGACCGCCGAGGTCCTCGACATGTCACACGGTCTCGAGTTCGTGCCGCGAGCCGACATCATCGGCGACGACGACGTGTCGGTGTGCGCGGACGCCGACGTCGTGGTGTTCACCGCAGGTGCGAAACAGAAGCCCGGGCAGTCGCGGCTCGAATTGGCCGAGGCCACCATCGGTTTGACGAAGAAGATCATGCCGGGCGTGCTCGAGGTCGCACCGAACGCGGTCTACATCATGGTCACCAACCCGGTCGACATCGTCACCTATGCCGCTCTGAAATACAGTGGCCTGCCGAACAATCAGCTGTTCGGGTCGGGCACGGTCCTCGACTCCTCCCGGTTGCGGTTCCTCATCGCGCAGCACTGCGACGTCGCGGTGCAGAACGTCCACGCCTACATCGTCGGCGAACACGGTGACAGCGAGATCCCGCTGTGGAGTTCCGCGAGCATCGGCGGTGTGCCACTGCTGCACTGGAAGCCGTTGGGCGACGGGCAGGCCATCGACGCGGCGGCCCGCGAGCGGATCCACCACGAGGTGGTGCACGCCGCGTACAAGATCATCGAGGGCAAGGGCGCCACGAACTATGCGATCGGCCTGGCCGCCACCCGCATCGTCGAGGCGGTGCTCAACAATGAGCACCGTGTGCTGCCGGTCTCCACGGTTGCGACCGGCTACGAGGGTCTCGACGACGTCTGCCTCTCGCTGCCGACCATCGTCGATCGGGGAGGCGCGCAGACGCGGCTGGAGATGCCGATGTCCGACGACGAACTCTCCGGCCTGATGCACTCGGCGGAGACACTGCGGGCCATGCAGGCGAAGTTCGGTCTCTAG
- a CDS encoding excalibur calcium-binding domain-containing protein — protein MRYSRRIVVGMLASAAVVIAPLAVAAPAEAATTYKNCDALNGDYPHGVGEPGAVDSTSGTPVTDFTVDQDVYDANKSGRDRDGDGIACEQH, from the coding sequence ATGCGGTACTCGCGGAGAATCGTCGTCGGAATGCTGGCATCGGCGGCGGTGGTGATCGCGCCGCTGGCGGTGGCGGCGCCGGCGGAAGCGGCGACGACCTACAAGAACTGCGACGCGTTGAACGGCGACTATCCGCACGGTGTCGGGGAACCCGGCGCCGTCGACTCGACGTCGGGGACCCCGGTCACCGATTTCACGGTGGACCAGGACGTCTACGACGCCAACAAGAGTGGCCGGGATCGGGACGGCGACGGCATCGCCTGTGAGCAACACTGA